One genomic region from Bacillus solimangrovi encodes:
- a CDS encoding lipoate--protein ligase yields the protein MLFIDNQGITDPRINLAIEEYAVKHLDINETYLLFYINEPSIIIGKNQNTAEEINQDYVDEHGIHVVRRLSGGGAVYHDLGNLNFSFITKDDGDSFHDFKKFTEPVVDALAQLGVNAELSGRNDIVAQDGRKISGNAQFSTKGRMFSHGTLLFDSEIDSVVSALNVKLDKIKSKGIKSIRSRVANIREFLNKDMKIEEFQELLLHSIFNSEGKIQTYELTEDDWENIREISNARYKNWDWNYGKSPKFNVQYAHRFSIGQIDLRLEVSKGMIDNVKIYGDFFGVGDLSELEEILTGTRYEKKEVQRVLSEIDLNHYFGNVAKDEFISMMF from the coding sequence GTGCTTTTTATTGATAATCAAGGAATCACAGATCCACGTATTAATTTAGCGATTGAAGAATATGCTGTAAAACATCTTGATATTAATGAGACGTATTTGCTTTTCTATATAAATGAACCTTCAATAATCATTGGGAAAAATCAAAATACAGCTGAAGAAATTAATCAAGATTATGTAGATGAACATGGAATCCATGTAGTGAGAAGGTTGTCTGGGGGTGGTGCAGTCTATCACGACCTCGGTAATCTCAATTTTAGTTTTATAACAAAAGATGACGGAGATAGTTTTCATGATTTTAAGAAATTCACTGAACCAGTTGTAGATGCATTGGCTCAACTTGGTGTGAATGCAGAGTTATCAGGTCGAAATGACATTGTTGCTCAAGATGGTCGGAAGATTTCTGGTAATGCACAGTTCTCAACAAAAGGAAGAATGTTTAGTCACGGAACATTGCTGTTTGATTCAGAAATTGATAGTGTAGTTTCTGCATTAAATGTGAAGTTGGATAAGATCAAATCAAAGGGTATCAAATCTATCCGTAGTCGTGTTGCTAATATACGTGAATTTTTAAATAAAGACATGAAGATTGAGGAATTTCAAGAATTGTTACTTCATTCTATTTTTAATAGCGAAGGGAAAATTCAAACATACGAGTTGACAGAAGACGATTGGGAGAACATTCGAGAAATATCAAATGCACGTTATAAAAATTGGGATTGGAATTATGGAAAGTCTCCAAAGTTTAATGTTCAATATGCACACAGATTTTCAATAGGTCAAATTGATTTACGTTTGGAAGTATCAAAAGGTATGATTGACAACGTCAAAATTTATGGGGATTTCTTTGGCGTTGGTGATTTAAGTGAACTTGAAGAAATTTTAACTGGCACGAGATATGAGAAGAAAGAAGTTCAACGTGTATTAAGTGAAATT